A genomic window from Nicotiana sylvestris chromosome 11, ASM39365v2, whole genome shotgun sequence includes:
- the LOC138881826 gene encoding uncharacterized protein: MAAPPNFEEGQSTYRPPRFNGQYYGWWMTCMHDFIMAEDFELQDVVCDGPHVPMKKLGETGPMVPKNRKEYSDIDRKAVEKNYHAKKILVCGLGPDEYNRISACDSAKEIWEALQTVHEGITQVKQSKIDMLITEYELFRMKDDESIQDMHTRFTSIINELHHLEMLFLEISL; this comes from the coding sequence atggctGCTCCTCCTAACTTTGAGGAAGGgcaatcaacctacagacctcctagattcaatggtcagtactacgGTTGGTGGATGACATgtatgcatgattttataatggcAGAAGACTTCGAGCTGCAGGACGTTgtttgtgatggtccacatgttcctatgaagaagcttggagaaactggaccaatggtgccgaaaaatagaaaagagtacAGTGATATTGATAGAAAAGCcgtagaaaagaactatcatgccaagaaaatcttggtatgtggtttaggacctgatgagtacaacagaaTCTCAGCTTGTGATTCTGCTAAGGAAATATGGGAAGCATTACAAACCGTACATGAAGGAATTACTCAAGTTAAACAGTCCAAGATCGACATGCTCATCACCGagtatgagctcttcaggatgaaggatgatgagtctatacaagatatgcacactagattcacatccatcataaatgagcttcatcaCTTGGAGATGTTATTCCTAGAAATAAGCTTATAA
- the LOC104227122 gene encoding uncharacterized protein, with protein MAIAVESLLNEGASLLSESRKGGGTPFLGDERTLVLFESPVHEIVTEKPAGEPDSLPTESTQEPLVYSKPLESIPPSEVPIDEDDIALSAWFKMRKPAKETFEVALKKSKRSVKKKKKRSTKQGEFVIDKSIPVFEADEDTGCSKSKKVVIEQTMFEGDTVGVVSQKGKSVKVSRKQKRETVRGPSSMKVIPSDSEDVLKVYEDAVQNFYVSLFTVEGDHICVLVNAVDIVLDASALGKVLQISCEGISSVKGSCSANFRRTIMKEQAIQQGERVHKKALLPEYQLLFELINKVFLPRPERRSIASKSDLVLIEALDEFVPINMQAIMIEHMQKVANFKGGNYGLPYGFLLTRVFKFYKVPLDNPKVGTRKQTFSKTTLEECECVEKLSQAVGAPGFVNSSHEEVARLTKENDEICAKLLEEQLSANDRMDLVLKTLATSLSKSSSSSAP; from the exons ATGGCTATTGCTGTTGAGAGTCTTTTGAATGAAGGAGCCTCCCTTTTGTCTGAGTCTCGGAAGGGGGGGGGGACTCCATTCCTAGGAGATGAAAGAACCTTGGTACTCTTCGAGTCTCCAGTCCATGAAATAGTCACAGAAAAACCTGCtggagaacctgattctcttccaACTGAATCAACCCAGGAACCTCTTGTTTATTCTAAGCCCTTGGAATCCATTCCACCCAGTGAAGTCCCTATTGATGAAGATGATATTGCTCTCAGCGCGTGGTTTAAGATGCGCAAACCAGCA AAAGAGACTTTCGAGGTTGCCTTGAagaaaagtaagaggagtgtcaagaaaaagaaaaagagatcgACAAAACAAGGGGAATTTGTGATTGACAAAAGCATTCCAGTGTTTGAGGCTGACGAAGATACT GGTTGCAGTAAGTCCAAGAAGGTTGTCATTGAGCAAACTATGTTTGAAGGGGATACTGTGGGGGTTGTAAGCCAGAAAGGGAAGTCTGTCAAAGTTTCTAGAAAACAAAAACGGGAAACTGTAAGGGGACCTAGTTCTATGAAGGTCATACCCAGTGACAGTG AGGATGTGCTTAAGGTGTACGAAGACGCGGTGCAAAATTTCTACGTATCTCTCTTCACTGTTGAGGGGGACCACATCTGTGTACTAGTAAATGCCGTAGACATTGTGCTTGACGCGTCAGCATTGGGGAAAGTTCTCCAAATTTCATGTGAAGGGATATCCTCAGTCAAGGGTTCTTGTAGTGCTAACTTTAGGAGAACTATTatgaaagagcaagctattcaGCAGGGGGAACGGGTGCATAAGAAGGCATTACTGCCTGAGTATCAGCTTCTCTTTGAGCTGATCAATAAGGTGTTTTTACCTCGTCCTGAGAGGCGGTCTATCGCTTCAAAGTCTGATCTGGTCTTAATTGAGGCACTTGATGAGTTTGTCCCGATCAATATGCAAGCAATCATGATAGAAcatatgcaaaaggtggcaaaCTTTAAAGGTGGCAATTACGGGCTTccatatggctttctcctcactcgAGTGTTTAAGTTCTACAAGGTTCCCTTGGATAATCCCAAAGTGGGAACCCGCAAGCAAACTTTCTCCAAAACCACTCTGGAAGAATGTGAGTGTGTAGAAAAG CTTAGTCAAGCTGTTGGGGCACCTGGTTTTGTTAATTCTTCCCATGAAGAAGTTGCCCGCTTGACCAAGGAAAATGATGAGATTTGTGCAAAACTGCTTGAAGAACAGCTATCTGCAAATGACCGTatggacctggttctcaaaaccctTGCTACCTCCCTCTCCAAGTCTTCCTCTTCTAGTGCCCCTTAG
- the LOC138881825 gene encoding GRIP domain-containing protein RUD3-like, whose amino-acid sequence MDELIGNMKTYKMKRKKDTERREPKKEKNLVLKAENSDSSKEDSDMVYLTKSRKSAIDNIVKQALAAWGNSSSELEGEPDVENNSMKAVETEATKFDSLFALMAQSVDDEEDENDEVNFRDVQRNLKLGDVEQSRDDLVVCVVDLNKTIANLEKEKEALNEKINSVENERDDVMVVVADLKETIERFSNEKHTLEEKILATEQERDDFLVIITDLEGTIEGLKSKLRPASIEKGKEISSFKRN is encoded by the exons atggatgagctgattggaaaTATGAAGACATacaagatgaaaagaaagaaagacactGAAAGGAGAGAGCcaaagaaggagaagaacctggtgCTCAAGGCTGAAAACAGTGACTCAAGTAAAGAAGATAGTGATATGGTCTATCTTACTAAAag TCGAAAAAGTGCAATCGACAATATTGTGAAGCAAGCTCTTGCTGCTTGGGGAAACTCCTCCAGTGAATTAGAAGGGGAACCTGATGTAGAAAACAACTCCATGAAggcagtggaaactgaagcaacgaAATTTGACTCACTGTTTGCACTGATGGCTCAGTCTGTCGATGATGAAGAGGATGaaaatgatgaggtaaatttcagggatgttcagagaaatctgaa GCTAGGAGATgttgaacaatctagagatgatctggtggtctGTGTAGTTGATCTAAATaagaccatagctaatcttgaaaaagaaaaggaagctttgaatgaaaaaataaatagcgtagaaaatgagagagatgacGTGATGGTAGTGGTTGCTGATTTGAAGGAAACCATAGAAAGATTTAGCAATGAAAAACACACTCTAGAAGAGAAAATTTTAGCTACTGAGCAAGAGAGGGATGACTTTTTAGTGATAATCACTGACCTAGAGGGAACTATTGAAGGACTCAAATCAAAACTTAGGCCTGCAAGTattgagaaggggaaagaaatATCAAGCTTCAAAAGGAATTAA
- the LOC104227121 gene encoding U-box domain-containing protein 13-like, with protein sequence MGEEDKGEIVQKLIETVNEISSINEFRNSVKKQYCNLARRLKLLTPMFEEIRDCKEPLPVDSLKALVSLKLALQSAKDVLKFGSEGSKIYLVLEREQIMSKFQEVTSQLEQALSGIYYEKLDISDEVKEQVELVLSQFRRAKGRIETPDVELHEDLFSLYSKCNDAVVDHAVLRRLVDKLQLTELDDLKQESLALHEMVTATDGDPEERIEKMSMLLKKIKDFVLTENPNIDSSAREKSSTSCGQASADESQKAPVIPDDFRCPISLELMRDPVIVSTGQTYERSCIEKWLEDGHSTCPKTQQALTSKALTPNYVLRSLIAQWCEANGIEPPKRPGSSRPNKSASACTPAERSKIENLLRKLKSGSPEEERSAAGEIRLLAKRNADNRVAIAEAGAIPLLVHLLSTPDSRTQEHAVTALLNLSICEHNKGNIITSGAVPGIVHVLKKGSMEARENAAATLFSLSVIDENKVTIGSSGAIPPLVALLSEGTQRGKKDAATALFNLCIYQGNKGKAIRSGVVPTLMRLLTEPQGGMVDEALAILAILSSHPEGKAAIGAAEAIPVLVDVISSGSPRNKENAAAVLVHLCSGDQHHLVEAQQLGLMGPLMDLVQNGTERGRRKATQLLERLNRYAEQQKSPQAQAEPQIHHQLSRSPPISTNTIDS encoded by the exons ATGGGAGAAGAAGATAAAGGAGAAATAGTTCAAAAGCTGATTGAAACAGTGAATGAAATATCGAGCATTAATGAGTTCAGAAATTCAGTGAAGAAGCAGTATTGTAATTTAGCTAGGAGGCTTAAGTTGTTGACTCCTATGTTCGAAGAGATTCGTGATTGTAAAGAGCCACTCCCTGTTGACTCATTAAAAGCTTTGGTTTCTTTAAAATTAGCTCTTCAATCTGCTAAAGATGTCCTCAAATTCGGTAGCGAAGGTAGCAAAATTTATCTG GTGCTAGAAAGGGAGCAGATCATGAGTAAATTTCAAGAGGTGACATCTCAGCTTGAACAAGCTTTAAGTGGAATTTATTACGAAAAGCTTGACATATCCGACGAAGTTAAAGAACAG GTTGAACTTGTCCTTTCTCAGTTCCGAAGAGCCAAAGGAAGGATTGAAACACCTGATGTTGAACTACATGAAGATTTGTTTTCTCTTTATAGCAAGTGTAATGATGCTGTGGTAGATCACGCTGTCCTAAGGCGGTTAGTTGATAAGCTACAGCTGACTGAATTAGATGACCTTAAACAAGAATCACTAGCTTTGCATGAAATGGTAACTGCCACAGATGGGGATCCCGAGGAGAGAATAGAGAAGATGTCAATGCTACTGAAGAAAATTAAGGACTTCGTACTGACTGAGAACCCAAACATTGATTCTTCTGCAAGGGAAAAGTCTTCAACTTCTTGTGGACAAGCATCTGCAGACGAGAGCCAGAAGGCCCCAGTTATACCGGATGATTTTCGTTGCCCTATATCCCTGGAGTTGATGAGAGATCCAGTCATTGTTTCAACTGGGCAG ACCTATGAACGTTCTTGTATTGAGAAGTGGCTGGAAGATGGGCATAGCACTTGTCCCAAGACCCAACAAGCCCTCACAAGCAAAGCTCTGACACCCAACTACGTGCTGCGTAGCCTTATAGCACAGTGGTGTGAAGCAAATGGGATTGAACCACCCAAAAGACCAGGTAGTTCTCGACCCAATAAATCAGCATCAGCATGCACCCCTGCTGAGCGCTCGAAGATTGAAAATCTCCTGAGAAAGCTCAAATCTGGCAGCCCTGAAGAGGAGCGCTCTGCTGCAGGTGAAATCCGCCTTCTTGCTAAGCGTAATGCTGATAATCGTGTTGCAATAGCTGAAGCGGGTGCCATTCCTCTGTTGGTCCACCTTCTCTCCACACCTGATTCTCGAACCCAAGAGCATGCTGTTACAGCACTTCTTAACCTTTCCATATGTGAGCATAATAAAGGAAATATCATAACCTCCGGAGCAGTGCCTGGTATTGTGCATGTGCTCAAGAAGGGGAGCATGGAAGCACGGGAAAATGCAGCAGCCACCCTATTCAGTCTTTCAGTTATTGATGAAAATAAGGTCACCATTGGTTCTTCTGGAGCAATTCCTCCACTCGTGGCATTATTAAGTGAAGGTACCCAAAGGGGTAAGAAAGACGCTGCTACAGCGCTTTTCAATCTGTGCATTTATCAAGGGAACAAGGGCAAGGCAATAAGGTCTGGTGTTGTACCTACACTAATGCGACTCCTCACGGAACCTCAAGGTGGTATGGTTGATGAAGCACTTGCTATTTTAGCAATCTTGTCGAGTCACCCAGAAGGGAAGGCAGCTATTGGAGCTGCAGAAGCAATTCCTGTTTTGGTGGATGTGATCTCAAGTGGTTCTCCAAGAAACAAAGAAAATGCAGCTGCAGTTTTAGTACACCTATGCTCCGGGGACCAACATCATCTAGTCGAAGCGCAGCAACTAGGTTTGATGGGCCCCTTGATGGATTTAGTACAAAATGGAACAGAAAGGGGTAGAAGGAAGGCAACCCAATTGCTTGAAAGACTGAACAGATATGCTGAGCAGCAAAAATCGCCCCAGGCGCAAGCCGAGCCTCAAATTCATCACCAGCTGTCGCGGTCACCACCCATATCGACTAATACCATTGACAGTTGa